A genomic region of Pseudomonas lutea contains the following coding sequences:
- a CDS encoding AAA family ATPase, protein MSIFVIGNSKGGVGKSTLTVQIGIGRALQGKDVLVVNSDRQSSSSKAIDRRDAANLTPSVTLVAYPEGEQLRTQVLRQLDKYDDIIIDAGGRDSSAFRHAMMIADVMLVPIAPGNFELDALEDELVPLIREIQSSRADNPLPIYAFLNMAEPKKFSSDNIGTRKSIEAFPELQLIDLTITRRKSIAAASTLGMSVSEMRPRDVKACKEIEALLQALFD, encoded by the coding sequence ATGTCGATTTTCGTGATTGGGAACAGTAAGGGAGGGGTGGGTAAGTCCACGCTCACGGTTCAAATTGGCATAGGCCGCGCTCTGCAAGGCAAGGACGTGCTTGTCGTCAACAGTGACCGCCAATCATCATCCTCTAAAGCGATTGACCGTCGGGATGCTGCAAATCTCACTCCGAGCGTCACCCTGGTCGCTTACCCCGAAGGTGAACAGTTAAGAACTCAAGTCCTACGGCAACTCGACAAATACGATGACATCATCATTGATGCGGGCGGGCGGGACAGTTCAGCATTTCGACATGCCATGATGATTGCTGACGTGATGCTAGTGCCTATAGCGCCCGGCAATTTCGAACTGGATGCGTTGGAAGATGAACTGGTCCCGTTGATCCGTGAAATCCAGTCCTCCCGAGCGGACAACCCATTGCCAATCTATGCCTTCCTCAACATGGCAGAACCCAAAAAATTCTCCAGCGATAACATTGGTACACGTAAATCGATTGAGGCCTTCCCTGAACTGCAGCTCATTGACCTAACCATTACGCGCAGGAAGTCGATAGCTGCGGCGTCGACGCTTGGTATGTCAGTTTCAGAAATGAGACCTAGGGATGTGAAAGCATGCAAGGAGATCGAGGCGCTGCTTCAAGCACTATTTGACTAG
- a CDS encoding ribbon-helix-helix protein, CopG family has protein sequence MAIIQRAPKQATADQAATQAAAKAAATAPDSKSKTNMRGKREMFTVGFEPDLLAEFDAARSKLGLSRPALIKIAVRRLLDAGV, from the coding sequence ATGGCAATTATCCAACGCGCGCCGAAGCAAGCTACGGCAGATCAAGCTGCAACCCAAGCGGCTGCCAAAGCTGCAGCTACCGCTCCAGACAGCAAATCAAAAACAAACATGCGAGGTAAGCGTGAAATGTTCACCGTGGGCTTCGAGCCTGACTTGTTAGCGGAATTCGATGCAGCGCGCAGCAAGCTAGGCCTATCAAGACCAGCTCTAATCAAAATAGCCGTGCGGAGATTACTGGATGCGGGGGTATGA